GAACGTCAGGAGTGGAATAGCTGGGTCATATGCTAAGTGTCTTTTTGCCAACACCGTCCTGTCCTGATAAATGCAGCTTTATAGCAGGTCTTGAAATCAGCTAGTGTGAgttctccaattttgttcttcttttaagAGGTTGTTTAGTCTACTCTACTCTAGTTTCTTTGTCTTTCCATACAGATATTTGAATAAGCTTATCAATATCTGCAGAATTTGTgttgagattttgattgggaGTGTATTGAAACTATAGATCAGTTTGGGGGAGAGTTGACATATCCAGCCATCCATAACATGgtctatttatttaggttttctctgatttttctcatcaatattttgtagttttcaatgtatacattttatttctccataatttacccctaagtattttataatgtttaatgCTATTATGGTACTATTTTTAAGTTTCAATTtctgattgttcattgctagtatattaaaataaattgatttttgtatattgtcaATTTTTCTTTGACCTTGTTAAATTCACTTACTAGTTCTTGTAGCTTTATTGTAGAATTTTGGGGATTTTCTAGGTAGACAATAATGTAATATGTTAATAGAGACtgtgttatttcttcctttccagcctGCATGCTTTTTACTTCACTGTTTGGGAGGTCCAGTATGGTAATAAACAGCAGAGGCAAAAGTGAATGTTCTTGCTTTATTCTTGATTTTAAGGGAAAGCATatagtctttcatcattaagtatgatattagctataGGTTTTTCACAGATGCTGTTTAAAATAAGTTCCTTTTAATTTCTAGTTTGCTAACAGCTTTTATTCTGaatggatgtttaattttatccaaagccttttctgaatctattgagataataatatgGTGCTTCCTCTTTAGTCTGTTGATATGGTGAATTatataagttgattttttaacactgaaccaaccttgcattcttgggataaatcccacATGATCACGACCTTTTATCTCTTTTACGTATTTCTGGATTGAATTTGCTAGTATTTCGTTGATAATTTTGGCATCTATATCCATAAGAGATATTATTAGTAGTATATAGTTTTCTTGTAATACTTTTGTTCAAATTTGATATCAAGATTATGCTGGCCCTATACATTTAATTGGGAATGATtcctttccttctattttctgtaaGAGATCATGTAGAATTggttatatttcttctttaaatgtttggtagaattttccaGGGAAGTCATTTGCCTCTAGTTTTGTTCGTTGAAAGGTTTTAACTGAAAATTCAACTTCTTTAACAGATATGATACTATTCAGGCTACCTACTTCTCTGGAATAAgctttcatactttaaaaaaaagtgccaattttatgtacattattaAATTTAGTGGTACGAAGTTGTTTACGTCGTTCCTCTATCATGCTTTTAATAACTGTAAGATTTGTAATGATGTCTCTTTTCCACTCCTAATATTGCTATTTtgtgtctcttctttctttttattataattttcctgATCGGTCTGGCTAGATGCTTATTCATTTCATTgttcttttcaaagaagcagctTTTGGCTTCATTGAAATTTTTTCCGTTttctacttcattatttttttgcagatttttaattatttattttgctaattttgagtttaatttgctttctttaaaGTGCAGACTTAGATAACTATTTCAGGACTTTCTTCTTTGTGAATATAAGCACTTACTGATATAATTTTATCCCTCTAAACACTATTTTAGCCATGTTCCGtatattttgacatgttttcttttaatttgtatttaattcaaaatattttctaatttctcttgtgattcttctttgacccatgggttatttagaagtgtgttggtTAGTTTACAGTTCTGCAGGGTGTTTCTAGTTATCATTTTGTTGTTAATGtctaatttaatttctttgtggtcagagaacatacatTGTATTAGTTCAACTTTTTTTATATGGGTTGAAGTTTATTTTACGGCCAGAATATAGTCTTTTTGGTGAATGTTTCATGtgtttgaaaagaatgtgtatctgttattgttgggtggagtgttctataagtATCCATTAGGTCAAGTTGATTGACGGTGTTGTCCAGGCCTTCtgtatccttgctgattttctgtctacttgttctCTTGAAGCTGAAGTCCAGTGACCAATCTGATTTAtctgtttctcctttcccttctcagtTTTTTTGTTGCATGTGTTTTGAAAGTTGGCTGTTTGGTGCTTACACATTTAGAGTTGTTATGTTTCCATGGTGAATTGatactttatcattatgtaatattcCTTTTTATCCCTGGTAATATTTCTTTTGTGAAGTTGACTttgtttgatattaatataaccattccaattttatttgattaatgtttgtgtggtatatttttccatctgcttacttttaacctatctatgtttttatatttaatgtgaggTTTCTGGTAGATAGAATATAGTTGGATCCTGAATTATTTAATCTAATTAAAAAtctctgttttttggttttggtgtttagatgatttgcatttaatttaatttaatttttgatctACTTAAtgtaaaatatcactttgctATTCATATTCTATTTGTTCCATCTGTTCCTTTTTATCTTTGCCCTCTTTCTATGCCACTTTTTGGTTTAGCATTCTTAGTTATTCCCTTTTATATCTACTTTTTGTATACATCTTGATagagtttggatttgtgtccccgcccaaatctcatgttgaattgtaatctccattgttggaggtgggatctggtgggaggtgattggatcatgggggtggatttctcatgaatggtttagcagcatccccttggtgctgtccttgagACAGTGGGTTCGTTCTCGGGAGACCTCGTTGTTTAAAGGCGTGTGGCCCCtcccctgtctttctctcttgctcctgctctggccacctGATGTGCCtactcccccttcaccttccaccatgcttgtaagtttcctcaCAATTctgcctccccagaagctgagcagatgccaggattatgcttcctgtgcagcttgcagaactgtgagccaattaaatctcctttctttataaattactcagtctcaggtatttccttgtAGCAAGGTGATAATAGCCTAATATGTCTTTTCAAACTTATTTGGCCTAAGATTTACAATATAAACCTTTACTGTAACAAAGTATACCTCCGGGTAATATGATGCCACTTCATCTGTAAGTGGCAGGACTTTACGGCAGTGTACCTCCATGTCCTCTTTTATATTCCTTGTGTGATTGTTGCCatgttttacttttacttatGTTTAAAATTCCACAATGCATTGTCACTATTTTTGCTCTGGACAGTCAATTAGTtataatgctttttatatttatcttcttttaaaataatttctagagctcttcttttctttctctctctctttttttccccccccaagacagagtcttgctctgtcatccaggctggagtgcagtggtgcaatcttggctcactgcaacctctgcctcctgggttcaagcaattctcctgccttagcctcccgagtagctgggattacaagagcacgccaccacgcctggctaatttttgtatttttagtagagacggggtttcaccatgttggccaggctggcctcaaactcttgaccttaggtgatccacccactttggcctcccaaagtgctgggattacagacgtgaaccaccgcacccagccaagagctcttcttttctttgtgtgaATCCAAGTTTCTATCTGCTATCATATTCCTTGGCTCGAAGAAATTTTTGAAGAATTTCTTATAGTGCATGTGTGCTGTTAATGaagtctttcagtttttgttcatttgaaaaAGTGTTctctcatttttgaaagatacttTTAGTGTCATGGGGTCGACagattttctttcagtattttaaagatgTACTTTGGGTCGTGTGATTTCTGATTAGAAGTCTGATGTAAACCTTACCTTTGTCCTTATGCTCGTagtctgcttttaaaatatggatgCTTTCAAGATTTCCCTTTTTACCTTTGGTTTTTATCAGTCACAGATTTAATGTGACACGTCTAGTCATTTGTAGTGGGGATATAGTTACCCAATTTGGGGTTCTCTGAACGTTTTGGATATGGGGCtttatgtatttcattatttttagaatatttctcAGCTGTTACCTCTTTGAATATTTCTTCTGCCCtgccctctctttcttctctttcagggACTCCAATTACATCCATAAATGAGGATTTGATATTGTCCCAGagctttttgatgtttttctcttgtcttcctccaccctcctctttctctttgtgttttaatttggtcaatttatatttacatgtctTCAAATTCTAAGCTTCCACATCTGGTTGTATCAAGTATACTGATGAGCCCACTGAAGGAAGCCATCTTTGatattgtattttgatttttatcataTCCACTTGACCCTTTCTTATAGTTTCCATCTGTCTCATGAAATTACCCATCTCTTCATATATGGTTTTAATGCTTTATCCTTGACCCTTTAATCTATTCattacagttattttaaagttaCAGCCTGATAGCTGTAAACCtgtgtcattttactttttatttttagagatagtgtcttgctcttttacccaggctggtgcaatctcagctcactgcagccttgaactacgAGGCTTAAAcaactctccagcctcagcctcccaatgtgctggggttataggtgtgaactGTGCCCAGTCCCTGGGTCACTTTTGAATCcagttttgttgatttctttgcTGACAATGGCTTggtttttccttgcttttttgcatgtcttataattttttattgaatatcAGACATCAACATTTCCTTCTGGAAATGCGTGTGTCTCTTTTTCTGTCAGGTCATTCGTGTGTAGGGGGAGGTGGATGAATCAATCTGGTCAGACAGTGACGgtggtttgggttttgttgttacCATGGTTGCCTTCAGTGCACCAGTGGCTTGCGTTTAGGGTATATCAGTGCTTGCGCTTAAGATGAGGGGTGGGGAGGTCAGTGCATTTGCTCCACCCTCAGTTTTCACACGCCCCTGCATGCCTGACATTCAGAGGAGATCTCTACACACTTCTGCCTTTCCCCAGAGGCAGGCTGATGTTGCTTTTTGAGCTGTGCCTGCTAGGCTGGAGCTGGAGACAGGAGGGCTCTCTGTCCTGGTCCAGTGTCAGTCTTAGGCAGGCCCTTTGCATGTGGGACTTGGAGAATGAGACTTTCTTGGACTTCCTGCTGCCCCTGCCCGGGACAGACGAGCTCTGCGCTGTatttgtggtggttgttgtttgAAAGAGTTTCCTGCCCTCTTTGCCATAGTAATCCTTTGAGGTATTGCATGGGATCCGGGGCCCAGGACTATTTCCCATCCCTCCTTCTGGGTAGAGGATTGTTTTCTTCTACCCTCCCCCTAACACTTTCCATCTGGAAGCTTCTCTCTGGTGGTCTTTATACCCGGGTCCCAGGCATCCGGGTAACATAAAAACACAACAGTTGTCTTCCTCATGGTGGTTTCCACCGTGTTTCCCAACATCTTACTATCCCACAGTGCGAAGCTGGAGGACTGAGTGTGGGGACAGCACCTTCGGGCCACTCCCCCAACCAAGAACCCTCCACTTCAGCTCAGCCATCAGGAAGGCGGCTCTCTGAAGAGGTGCTGCTGCCGTTAAAGTTGGTAGGTACCTTCAAGGAAAGAACTTACAAAATACATGAGGATAAAAGAGAGAGACGAGGTGTAAAGGGACGGctgatttatttggctcacatgGGTTTTAGTTTCCTGCCGGAGTGAGAGAAGGACTCTGGCAGCCAGGACTTCCTTGAGGGGGTTCCCGGGGTCACAGAAGGTCTGAATCATTTTTCCGTGTTCTCACCCCAAAGTTCAGAGGTTTCCTTGAGCATGCTTTTCATCTGCCCCATGTGTACAGTCTGGGGGTCCACCAGATGCTAGTTCATGGAGGGATACAGGTGTGTACCCCTGTGTACCAGGAGCAGCTGGTCAGCAGCAGGAAGGGGCGCTGCAGGAGATGGGTCTGCAGAGGACGGTGGTGCAGGGGGGCTGGTAGCACCCAGAAGATTGGCAGGAGGGAGTCACATATATGATTGGCCTGCAGCtcaaaggcacacacacagagggcTGGCAGGAGGGGGCCACACACACAATGCGCGTGCAGCTCACGGGCACGCACACGGAGGACTGGCAGCTCACGGGCATGTAGCAGGATGCCTGGCAGGGGCTGGGTATGCAGCAGGTTGGCTGGCAGCCTGGGGAGCAGCTGGTTTGGCACATGATGGCGTGTggctgggctggtactggggaggagggtggtgaTGTCTGGAAGCCGCTTCTCTGGTGGTCTTTATACCTGGGTCCCGGGCATCTGGGTAACACAAAAACATGACTGTTGTCTTCCTCGTGGTTGCTGCCACTGTGTTTCCCAACATCTTATTTTCCCGCGTGCGCTTTCCCGCGTCATGCTCTACCATAAATATCTTTGGCCTCGAGGTTAGTTTCTTCTGTAAACAGGATGTTCTGGTTTGACATTATGCaggttttttgttgatttttttcaggcTACTACTGTGCACATAGCACCACTGGCTTGACTCAAAGTACCAAATCCTGTTTGTTCACTTTTGTTTCATGCTATCAAGGAAGATGTTGAGATAGTAATGTGTTTTGAGCTTTTATTTTGTAGAGTAAAACTTTAAAGCATAGGTTGGCACACTATGGTCTGGGAGCCAAATTTGGCCTACTGCCTGTTTTTCAAATGAACTTTTATTGGATCACAGCATGCCATTAGTTTATGTGTTGTCTGTGGCTTCTTTTGCACTGCATTGGTACAACTGAGTAGTTATGGAAGAGACTGTAACatgcaaagtctaaaatatttgccatctgCCCTTTACAGAAAGTTAGCCAACCCTGCCATAGAGTAATCTATACAAGAagttatttgttcattcaacaaatatatattgtgtAGTAGCAGCAAAGAGGTCTTGGCTTCAAGAGCCTTCTAGCGGTGGGcagtgaataaatgagtaaaggaagaaatgaatgcatgaaaTAATTCCATACAGGGCTGAGTGCCGGGGAAAAATGGGTTCAGGAGATAGTAATGGGGGTGCCAGTGGGTGGTCTGGGGGGGCCTCTGTGAGGAGACAGTGTGGCCATGGAGAGAGTGAGGATGCTGCTGCAGAAACCGGTATGTCCAGGGAAGGCAGGAATCCTGCACTCTGGGTATTGGGCCATGGGTGCAGGAAAACTGGTCAGATCATGAGGACTCAAGAACCAAGCATCAGAATCCCATGCTAGGGGGTCTGGGGTTTGGGGTTAGGAGTTGGATggaaaaagaatcagtgaacctGAAGACACACCAGTAGAAATTATCCTGTCtcaaagaggagaaagaatgaagaaaaatgaaaagacgTATGAGACATACTGAACTGTCTAACATACTAGCAATTTCAGCCTCGGAAAGAGAAGAGAGTGATGCTGAACCATAAataagttttgaaaaaaataatggccCAAGGCaccaaatataatttaaaaaataacaacttaCAGACCCAAGAATCTCAGAAACCTGTAGGAGGATCAATACAAAGAAAGCCATATCTAAGCATCAAATAGTAAAAGTgatgaaaaccaaaaatcaaaaaaatattgaagacaGTGGGAAGAAAAGGCACTTTTCATACAAGGTACAACGTTCTTGAAAGGATGAGAAAATCCCTCACTTCTCAGCAAAAACAGTGgaggccagaagacaatggagcaacttctttaaaattctgagggaaaatttgccaacccagaattctatacctatgaaaaaaatccttcaaaacatGTTGAGGTAAAAACCTGTTCAGAAGAGCAAAAGCTGGGAGAAATCCTCCCCTGCAGATGCACGCTGCAGGCCACGTGCACGGATGTGCTTTGGGTTGACTAGGACGAGGCCAGGTGGACCCTGACCTGCAGGAAGGAGTAGAGGGCATGGGGGAAGGTAAAGAAGCAGGTAAATATCAGAGATGCATCTTTGTTCTTCTGTGATCGACTCGTAAGACAACTAACCTTTAAAATGAGTTACTTGGTGACTAGGTCACATAGGAACATGTGATCACCGTGGCTGCCCCAATTCTCTTGTTTTTAAGTATGATAATGAACTATAGCAGTGAAAGGAGTTGCTTGTGACAGGACTGAACTTGTGGCCTCACCCGGCTTGTCCCTAGGCCTTAAGGTCACTCCCACCACATGGCCACCGATCGGCTCTGGATCCGTAGACTTGTAAGTTCTGTCCACAGCTGTGAGACCCCACTTGGTCTTCAGCCTGGGAGGGGATTTCACTAACGTGGTGTCTGAGTTGTCCAAAGGCTCTGTGGCAGGAATCACCTGTATCCACCACCAGCAGGCACAGGAGGACCCACACGGGAGCAGAGGGTGCCCCTGGGAGCTGCCTGGGGTGGAGGGAGTAGCTCTGCCCTGAGAGACGGCTCATCCCCTACCATGTGACACCACCGTAGAATAAAGCGCTGTGGCCAATCCGTCAAGAGAACAGAGCTGGAGTGTGAGGAGGAACGTGCCACCCACACTCCTGCCCGCTGCTTCCCAAGTGCGGGGTCATCCTGGAATTTCACGCCAGCTCCTCACTCTCCCCCATGCTGCCTCTGCAGAGGTGAGACTGATCAGAGCCTCAGCGTGGGAGAGGAACCAGCGTGGGAGAGGAACCAGAGTAGCTCAGACCCCCTCCGTGATGGGTCCTCCTGGGCTCCGTCTGCAGAGGCGGCGGCCTGTGGCCACTAGTGCTTCTCGTGTGAAGTGGGCTCTTCTGAGGTGTGGTGTCAGGAAGCCCACTGTGGTCACATGCCTGAGCCATGCTCTACAGAGGCCGACGTGGCTGATTTTTTCATCCATCTTCTCTGTCCCAGCTGGTTCAGGACTTCAGGATGAGTCATGTATTGAACCCTGAGCCCAGTATAATTTGGCACAGTGGGAACGACCACGGATTCCAGAGTGAAACCAAGCAGGCCAGATCCCTGCGTCTCTGCAGTGGCACGGACACGCACCCATCATGCAAATGATCTAGGACTTGcatgatctgtaaaatggggtatcgGCCACCCCGAATGCTGGCAAAGATGAATGAGATAACCCCGTAAGATGCCAATCACAGCCTGGCACAGTGCTAGACCTCTGTGCATTATTGTTCCCCCaataatcatcattattattccACAATATGGAGCCCAGTAGCTTTGCTCTCGTTACTCGGGAAGACCCTGATGATGACTGAGCTTCTCAGTCAAAACGGGGCCCCTGGTGCAGTGATTGTGACTGTGCTTGTGTGAGTTCCAGACAGTATTTACAACAGGGGGACCCTGAACATCCATGAGGTGGGCCCCTGGCCTCCCTGACAGCCCTTCACCAGCTACCGTTGGCTCTGTTTCCAGGAAACACACAGTCTGCTGAATGATAGGGCTCCCCCAGCTGAAAGAGTTTCCTAAGCTAAGTAACCTCAACAGGAAAACACAGAAAGATCAGCCGGAGAGGGCAGAGGAGGAAAAACCACCCACAAGCAAGATGCCAGGGGGCTTGTTGCCAGGATGCCAGTGGCCTGGGTATAAAGGCCACCCAAGGAAGCAGGCTCCAGACCAGCCCTGTCCTCTGTGCCCCCACCTGTCCACACCCCATCATGTGCCACACCAGCTGCTCTTCAGGCTGCCCGATGGCCTGCCCTGGCTCCCCATGCTGCGTCCCCAGCACCTGCTACCCACCCCAGGGCTGTGGGACCTCCTGCTGCTGCTCAGCCCCCTGTGTGATTCTGCTGTGCCAGCCCCTGTGTGGGGTGTCCACCTGCTGCCAGCCGGCCTGCTGTGTGCCCAGCCCCTGTCAGGTGGCCTGCTGTGTGTCTGTGAGCTGCAAGCCTGTTTTGTGTGTGGCCTCCTTCTGCCCAACCTCTGGGTGCTGCcagccctcctgccccaccctggtCTATAGACCGGTCACCTGCAGCACCCCCACCTGCTGCTGAGTGAGTGGCCTCCTACGACCCTTGTAGGTGTGAGGTCAGAAGCCAGCAGGCTCTCTGAACTCCTGCCAGGCAGTCCCCACATCCTCCCACAGCAGACTTTCGTCACCTGACCAGACCACCTGCCTCCTTTGCAGCATGGTCACTAGATCCTGACCAGTGAGTCCATGCGCCTTTCTACAGTTTCCCCGGGTTCTCAGCCTGGGTCATCCACAGGGCCCTCTGCACTGTCTGACGCTGGGTCTCTTGCAAATATCTCATCAATACCAGACGCTGAGTGCTCACCTGAGTCTGTGTGATGCCTTCTCCTCAGCGTCTTTGCCACACTCCTTCCTCAGGAGGTTTCTTCCCCAGGATTCTGGAAAGTTCCTTCCCTGCAGAGAAGGCGCAGGTACCAGGTGACTGTTAGGCCTGGTGAGGAACCTCCCAACAGCACCCTCTCGGGCTAGAGGGCCGCGCTCCTGAGCTTGGCCTGATGCGAACCCCCAACCCCAGTCACATCAGGCTTCCTTTTGTCCCACTTTGTTCCTTAAATTTATGAGGTCAGTTCTTACTCTCTTCTGGGTGAGATTGAGGACAAATCACTAATTTTGTAGTTTGATCCATTTTAGGTAAAATAGGCCTTCTGCTTATTAGCTGGTATGTGCAGCCCACTCTtgtcaagaaattaaaatattaaactgaaTTTAAATCGACAGCTACTCC
Above is a genomic segment from Macaca thibetana thibetana isolate TM-01 chromosome 3, ASM2454274v1, whole genome shotgun sequence containing:
- the LOC126950664 gene encoding keratin-associated protein 12-4 produces the protein MCHTSCSSGCPMACPGSPCCVPSTCYPPQGCGTSCCCSAPCVILLCQPLCGVSTCCQPACCVPSPCQVACCVSVSCKPVLCVASFCPTSGCCQPSCPTLVYRPVTCSTPTCC
- the LOC126950667 gene encoding keratin-associated protein 12-3: MCQTSCSPGCQPTCCIPSPCQASCYMPVSCQSSVCVPVSCTRIVCVAPSCQPSVCVPLSCRPIIYVTPSCQSSGCYQPPCTTVLCRPISCSAPSCC